A part of Salmo trutta chromosome 15, fSalTru1.1, whole genome shotgun sequence genomic DNA contains:
- the LOC115149593 gene encoding zinc finger protein 271-like yields the protein GKRFTSSGIKIHQRIHTGEKSFSCTQCGMSFTDSSSLTKHQRIHTVDKPYSCGQCGKSFVKSRDLTVHQRIHTGEKPYSCGQCEKSFGQSSHLTVHQRRHTGEKPYSCTQCGKSFVQSSQLSLHKRTHTGEKSYSCDQCGKSFTNSSSLTLHQRIHTGEKPYSCGQCRKSFVQFGQLTRHQRIHTGEKLYSCDKCGKSFTNSSSLTKHQRIHTGEKSYSCGQCGKSYVKSTDLTVHQRIHTGEKSYSCDQCGKSFPASGNLTRHQRTHTGEKAYSCDQCGKSFAASGNLTRHQRVHTGEKPFHCSDCGKRFSTSQNLKMHQKTHTGDKPYSCGQCGKSFITSSHLTRHRRTHTGDKPYSCGQCWKSFIKSGHLTVHQRTHTGEKPFSCDQCGKSFTDFSSLTKHQRIHTGDKPYSCGQCGKSFVKSRDLTVHRRTHTGEKPYSCDQCGKSYVSSSGLTRKGM from the exons gggaagagattcacctcatcaggcattaaaattcatcagagaatccacacaggagagaaatcttttagctgtactcaatgtgggatgagttttactgactctagcagtctgactaaacaccagagaatacacacagtagataaaccttatagctgtggtcaatgtgggaagagttttgtaaaATCTagagatctgacagtgcaccagagaatacacacaggagagaaaccttatagctgtggtcaatgtgagaaaagttttggtcaatctagccatctgacagtgcaccagagaagacacacaggagagaaaccttatagctgtactcaatgtgggaagagttttgttcaatctagccAGCTCTCattacacaagagaacacacacaggagagaaatcttatagctgtgatcaatgtgggaaaagttttactaactctagcagtctgactctacaccagagaatacacacaggagaaaaaccttatagctgtggtcaatgtaggaagagttttgttcaatttggccagctgactcgacaccagagaatacacacaggagagaaattatATAGCTGTGataaatgtgggaagagttttactaactCTAGCAGTCttactaaacaccagagaatacacacaggagaaaaatcttatagctgtggtcaatgtgggaagagttatgttaagtctacagatctgacagtgcaccagagaatacacacaggagagaaatcttatagctgtgatcaatgtggaaagagttttccTGCATCTGGcaatctgactcgacaccagagaacacatacaggagagaaagcttatagctgtgatcaatgtggaaagagttttgctgcatctggcaatctgactagacaccagcgagtacacacaggagagaaaccattccaCTGTTCAGATTGTGGAAAAAGATTCTCAACTTCACAGAACTTGAAGatgcaccagaaaacacacacaggagataaaccttatagctgtggtcaatgtgggaagagctttattacatctagccatctaacacgacaccggagaacacacacaggagataaaccttatagctgtggtcaatgttgGAAGAGCTTTATtaaatctggccatctgacagtacaccagagaacacacacaggagagaaaccttttagctgtgatcaatgtggaaagagttttactgactttagcagtctgactaaacaccagagaatacacacaggagataaaccttatagctgtggtcaatgtgggaagagttttgtaaaATCTAGAGATCTGACAgtacaccggagaacacacacaggagagaaaccttatagctgtgatcaatgtgggaagagttatgttTCATCGAGcggtctgaca AGGaaaggaatgtga